A window from Enterocloster bolteae encodes these proteins:
- a CDS encoding ABC transporter substrate-binding protein, with protein sequence MKKLTAIILSVCLGAAGLTGCQAGASETPAASSRAADTGRQQAEKEPKEETKSREDSAGEPDASQSGGTVIITDHAGSQVEIPREVNRVVVTDILPLPSIITVFLGSGEKIVGMAPASMSAARTGLLGELFPDILNASTDFMNGSDINMEELMKLEPDVVFYNAGSKEIGEALRSAGFAAVAVSVNKWNYDSIETYDQWISLLSQIFPEKGDTAEQVSRYSQNIYEDIQNKVSGLKDEEKKDILFLFNYSDTTMVTSGKKFFGQFWCDAVGGRNVAEGVAAENSNAVINMEQVYEWNPDIIFITNFTPVQPEDLYENAVGQDDWSPVKAVQDKNVYKLPLGTYRSYTPSTDTPMTLLWMAKQVYPDLFSDVDMTQEVKDYYKELYGVDLSGEQVQRMYHPGREAAAGYKK encoded by the coding sequence ATGAAAAAGTTAACAGCAATCATTTTAAGCGTGTGCCTTGGGGCCGCCGGATTAACAGGCTGCCAGGCCGGGGCATCAGAAACACCGGCTGCGTCAAGCCGGGCCGCAGACACCGGCCGGCAGCAGGCGGAAAAGGAACCGAAAGAGGAGACAAAAAGCCGGGAAGACTCCGCCGGGGAACCAGATGCATCCCAATCCGGCGGCACTGTTATTATAACAGACCATGCGGGCAGCCAGGTGGAAATACCCAGGGAAGTGAACCGTGTGGTGGTAACGGATATCCTTCCTCTCCCCTCCATCATCACGGTGTTCCTGGGATCCGGGGAGAAAATCGTGGGTATGGCGCCGGCCAGCATGAGCGCCGCCAGGACAGGGCTTCTGGGAGAGCTGTTTCCCGACATCCTGAATGCCAGCACGGATTTTATGAACGGCAGTGATATCAACATGGAAGAGCTCATGAAACTGGAGCCAGATGTGGTATTTTATAATGCGGGCAGCAAGGAAATCGGGGAGGCGCTGCGCTCTGCCGGGTTTGCGGCAGTTGCGGTATCTGTAAATAAATGGAATTACGACAGCATAGAGACTTACGACCAGTGGATTAGCCTGCTGAGCCAGATTTTCCCGGAAAAGGGTGATACGGCGGAGCAGGTCTCCCGGTACAGCCAGAACATATATGAGGATATCCAGAATAAGGTGTCCGGTTTAAAGGATGAGGAAAAGAAGGATATCCTGTTCCTGTTTAATTACAGTGATACCACCATGGTGACCTCGGGTAAGAAATTTTTCGGCCAGTTCTGGTGCGACGCAGTGGGAGGCCGCAATGTGGCGGAAGGTGTGGCGGCTGAGAATTCCAATGCGGTTATCAACATGGAACAGGTCTATGAATGGAATCCGGATATTATTTTTATCACTAATTTTACCCCGGTCCAGCCTGAGGACCTCTATGAAAATGCGGTTGGACAGGACGACTGGAGTCCGGTAAAGGCGGTACAGGACAAGAATGTATATAAACTTCCTCTCGGCACCTACAGAAGTTATACGCCCAGCACGGATACGCCCATGACGCTTCTGTGGATGGCAAAACAGGTATATCCGGACCTGTTTTCGGATGTGGACATGACCCAGGAGGTAAAGGATTATTATAAGGAACTATACGGCGTGGATTTAAGCGGAGAGCAGGTACAGAGGATGTACCATCCTGGCCGGGAGGCAGCGGCCGGATATAAGAAATAG
- a CDS encoding FecCD family ABC transporter permease, producing the protein MNGSKRSWNRYWTLGSLAVIFAAAAAAMAIGRFTIAPKELAAVLIPGSFPDVQVSGQVRTVISNIRFPRVVLALLSGAGLAAAGAAFQGLFANPLATPDTLGAANGASFGAVLGILLGLPAFGIQTLAMITGVAAVLMAWSVAQVRGTIPPLMVILAGMVVSSLFSALVSLVKYAADPQDVLPSITYWLMGSMASTTRTTLIMGAPFILAGSLLLFLLRWKLNTMSLPEDEAKSLGIPVKRIRSLVILGAAMVTAAVVSMCGQIGWIGLLIPHMVRMIFGNDNRSVVPASMASGALFMLIIDTAARSVMATEIPVSILTSLIGAPCFILLLRKTGGIRL; encoded by the coding sequence ATGAATGGAAGTAAACGAAGCTGGAACCGGTACTGGACCCTGGGTTCCCTGGCAGTAATTTTTGCAGCCGCGGCCGCGGCCATGGCAATCGGCCGGTTTACCATTGCTCCCAAGGAGCTGGCGGCTGTGCTGATACCTGGTTCCTTCCCGGATGTCCAGGTTTCGGGACAGGTGAGGACGGTCATATCCAATATCCGTTTTCCCAGGGTGGTGCTGGCCCTTTTGTCCGGGGCAGGGCTGGCGGCGGCCGGGGCGGCATTTCAGGGATTATTTGCCAATCCCCTGGCTACCCCGGATACACTGGGAGCTGCCAATGGAGCCTCCTTTGGGGCTGTCCTTGGCATTCTGTTAGGTCTTCCGGCCTTCGGCATACAGACCCTTGCCATGATTACAGGAGTTGCGGCCGTGCTCATGGCCTGGAGCGTGGCCCAGGTAAGGGGCACCATTCCTCCGCTGATGGTTATACTGGCAGGCATGGTGGTCAGCTCCCTGTTTTCCGCCCTGGTATCTCTGGTGAAGTATGCGGCGGATCCCCAGGACGTACTTCCTTCCATTACATACTGGCTTATGGGAAGCATGGCATCCACCACCAGGACCACTCTTATTATGGGGGCGCCTTTTATCCTTGCAGGAAGCCTGCTTTTGTTCCTTTTGAGATGGAAGCTTAATACCATGTCGCTTCCTGAGGACGAGGCAAAGTCTCTGGGCATTCCGGTAAAGAGAATCCGCAGCCTGGTGATTCTGGGGGCAGCCATGGTGACCGCGGCTGTTGTCTCCATGTGCGGACAGATTGGCTGGATAGGACTTCTCATTCCCCACATGGTGCGCATGATATTCGGAAATGACAACCGATCAGTGGTTCCCGCCAGTATGGCATCGGGAGCCCTGTTTATGCTCATAATTGATACCGCGGCCAGGTCGGTCATGGCCACGGAAATACCTGTATCCATATTGACATCTCTTATAGGAGCGCCCTGTTTCATACTGCTCCTCAGAAAGACAGGAGGTATCCGTTTATGA
- a CDS encoding ABC transporter ATP-binding protein has product MIFEVRDGGFGYSSHECILKNVNFSLDEPQVLSVLGANGAGKTTLLKCMLGLLEWNTGGTFVDGVNIKDIPYNQLWQKIGYVPQAKASAFAYSTQEMVILGRNAHLGTFRQPKKRDWEIAEACMEEIGIGYLKGKLCSHISGGELQMVLIARALAANPSILVLDEPESNLDFRNQLIVLEAIERLCREKHISAVVNTHYPEHALSISQKALLLTAHGTTLFGPTDEILSEEHLNEAFGVEVRLYPLTLRNRTYTCVLPLGLKERMERGA; this is encoded by the coding sequence ATGATATTTGAGGTAAGGGACGGAGGATTCGGCTATTCCTCCCATGAATGTATATTAAAAAATGTAAACTTCTCCCTGGATGAACCCCAGGTGCTGTCTGTCCTGGGAGCCAACGGCGCAGGAAAGACCACTTTGCTTAAATGTATGCTGGGACTTCTGGAGTGGAACACAGGAGGCACCTTTGTGGACGGCGTCAACATAAAAGACATCCCGTATAACCAGCTGTGGCAGAAGATTGGGTACGTACCCCAGGCAAAGGCGTCGGCCTTTGCCTACAGCACGCAGGAGATGGTGATTTTAGGAAGAAATGCCCATCTGGGCACCTTCAGACAGCCTAAAAAGAGGGACTGGGAAATAGCAGAGGCCTGTATGGAAGAGATTGGAATAGGATATCTTAAGGGTAAGCTTTGCAGCCACATCAGCGGCGGAGAACTGCAGATGGTGCTTATTGCCAGGGCGCTGGCTGCAAATCCGTCCATTCTGGTGTTGGATGAGCCGGAATCCAACCTGGACTTCAGGAACCAGCTTATTGTGCTGGAGGCCATTGAACGCCTGTGCAGGGAAAAGCATATATCCGCTGTTGTGAACACCCATTATCCGGAACACGCTTTGTCCATTTCCCAGAAAGCCCTGCTGCTCACCGCCCATGGGACCACCCTGTTCGGACCAACGGATGAGATACTGAGCGAGGAACATCTCAATGAGGCGTTTGGGGTGGAGGTCAGGCTGTATCCGTTAACCTTAAGGAACAGGACGTATACCTGTGTCCTGCCTTTGGGACTGAAAGAAAGAATGGAAAGAGGTGCATGA
- a CDS encoding nitrogenase component 1 yields the protein MGVLLLKRTNRILPVYAADISGICSALYELGGMTVMHDASGCNSTYTTHDEPRWYSMDSMVYISALSELEAVMGDDEKLVRDIVDAALNLCPAFICIGGTPIPMMMGTDFKGIARMIENKTGIPTFGIATNGMHSYVRGAGEALRWIVKRFCPPGIKADRPAALKVNILGVTPLDFSLTGNTARLKDFLRSHGMETVGCWAMESGLDELRLAGLADINLVVSAVGLPAAAELKKMYGTPWVVGTPVGRRTSGRLAECIRQAARTGENQSLFDGAGYVASWDADACIRPDLGLAGLPEDLSGRKVLIIGEQVIAGSLRCCLREEWGADQVTVLCPTEGEKALALEGDIIDWDEDEVIRAIAESTVVVADPLYRQVCPAHRNIVFVDFPHEACSGRMYHSIMRPFVCAPDDSV from the coding sequence ATGGGGGTGCTGCTGTTGAAACGGACAAACCGGATTCTGCCGGTATACGCGGCGGATATATCAGGAATCTGCTCGGCCTTATATGAGCTGGGCGGGATGACTGTGATGCATGATGCCTCAGGCTGCAATTCCACCTACACTACCCATGATGAGCCAAGGTGGTACTCCATGGACAGTATGGTGTATATCTCAGCCCTGTCGGAGCTGGAAGCAGTCATGGGGGACGATGAAAAGCTGGTGCGGGATATTGTGGACGCAGCGCTGAATCTTTGTCCGGCATTTATATGCATTGGGGGAACCCCTATTCCCATGATGATGGGAACTGACTTTAAGGGGATTGCCAGAATGATTGAAAATAAGACCGGAATCCCCACGTTTGGTATTGCCACCAATGGAATGCATTCCTATGTCCGCGGGGCAGGGGAGGCTCTGAGGTGGATTGTGAAACGGTTCTGCCCGCCCGGGATTAAGGCGGACAGGCCGGCAGCCCTGAAAGTTAATATACTGGGAGTCACTCCGCTGGATTTTTCCCTTACGGGAAACACAGCCAGATTAAAGGATTTTCTCAGAAGCCATGGAATGGAGACCGTGGGATGCTGGGCCATGGAAAGCGGCCTGGATGAACTGCGGCTGGCGGGTCTGGCCGACATAAATCTGGTGGTATCGGCAGTGGGACTTCCGGCGGCCGCAGAGCTAAAGAAGATGTACGGAACGCCCTGGGTGGTGGGAACACCTGTGGGCAGGAGAACATCCGGGCGTCTGGCAGAATGCATCCGGCAGGCGGCGCGGACCGGTGAAAACCAAAGCCTGTTTGATGGTGCCGGGTATGTGGCCTCATGGGATGCAGACGCGTGCATCCGGCCAGATTTGGGGCTTGCCGGTCTGCCTGAGGATTTATCCGGCAGAAAGGTTCTTATCATTGGGGAACAGGTCATAGCAGGTTCCCTGCGGTGCTGTCTGCGGGAGGAGTGGGGCGCGGACCAGGTAACCGTGCTTTGCCCCACAGAGGGGGAGAAGGCCCTTGCTCTGGAGGGAGACATCATTGACTGGGATGAGGATGAAGTTATCCGCGCAATAGCGGAAAGTACGGTTGTGGTGGCGGATCCCCTGTACCGCCAGGTGTGTCCTGCCCACAGGAATATTGTGTTTGTGGATTTTCCCCATGAGGCATGTTCCGGCAGAATGTATCACAGTATTATGAGGCCCTTTGTGTGCGCTCCGGATGATTCGGTTTAA